One window of the Camelina sativa cultivar DH55 chromosome 1, Cs, whole genome shotgun sequence genome contains the following:
- the LOC104710884 gene encoding tyrosine decarboxylase 1-like — translation MGNESRNVLKPMDSEQLREYGHRLIDFIADYYKTIESFPVLSQVQPGYLHKLLPDIAPDHPETMEQVLDDVRAKILPGVTHWQSPSFFAYYPANSSVAGFLGDMMSAGLGIMGFSWITSPAATELEMIVLDWLAKLLNLPEQFLSKGNGGGVIQGSTSEAILVVLIAARNKVLRNVGQNALEKLVVYSSDQTHSAFQKTCQIVGIHPENCRVLETDASTNYALRPGLLQEAVSQDLEAGLIPFFLCATVGTTSSAAIDPLAELGKIANRNDMWFHVDAAYAGSACICPEYRHYIDGVETTDSFSMSAHKWFLTNFDCSLLWVKDQDSLTEALSTNPEYLKNKASQANLVVDFKDWQIPLGRSFRSLKLWMVLRLYGSEALKNYIRNHIKLAKDFEQLVSEDPNFEVTVKISKTL, via the exons at GGGGAATGAAAGCAGGAACGTGTTGAAGCCGATGGACTCAGAGCAACTCAGAGAATACGGACATCGACTGATCGATTTCATTGCCGATTATTACAAAACCATCGAAAGTTTCCCTGTTCTTAGCCAAGTTCAG CCTGGTTATCTTCATAAGCTTTTGCCTGATATCGCACCAGACCACCCTGAAACGATGGAGCAAGTTCTTGATG ATGTTCGGGCGAAGATATTGCCTGGAGTAACGCATTGGCAAAGCCCGAGTTTCTTTGCTTATTACCCTGCCAACAGCAGTGTTGCCGGGTTCTTGGGTGACATGATGAGTGCTGGTCTTGGAATTATGGGTTTCAGTTGGATAACTTCTCCAGCTGCCACCGAGCTCGAGATGATCGTTCTTGATTGGCTTGCAAAACTTCTCAACCTACCCGAGCAGTTTCTATCCAAAG GAAATGGAGGTGGAGTAATACAAGGGTCAACTAGTGAAGCTATTCTTGTTGTTCTGATTGCTGCACGCAACAAGGTTTTAAGAAACGTTGGGCAAAACGCGCTTGAGAAGCTTGTTGTCTACTCCTCTGACCAGACTCATTCAGCGTTTCAAAAGACCTGCCAG ATTGTTGGAATCCATCCAGAGAACTGCAGGGTTCTGGAAACCGACGCCTCTACAAACTACGCTCTGCGTCCAGGATTGCTTCAAGAAGCTGTTTCTCAAGATCTTGAAGCTGGATTGATTCCATTCTTCTTATGTGCTACT GTTGGAACCACTTCTTCAGCCGCCATTGATCCATTGGCTGAATTGGGAAAGATCGCTAAC AGGAATGACATGTGGTTTCACGTAGATGCAGCTTATGCTGGAAGTGCTTGTATATGTCCAGAGTACCGACATTACATCGACGGTGTGGAAACTACAGACTCTTTTAGCATGAGTGCTCACAAATGGTTCCTTACTAATTTCGATTGTTCACTACTTTGGGTGAAG GATCAAGATTCTCTCACTGAAGCTCTTTCAACAAATCCGGAGTATCTCAAAAACAAG GCCTCTCAGGCAAACTTGGTTGTTGATTTCAAAGATTGGCAAATCCCTCTAGGACGAAGTTTCAG ATCATTGAAACTATGGATGGTTTTACGGCTCTATGGATCTGAGGCCTTGAAGAATTATATAAGAAACCATATCAAACTCGCTAAAGATTTCGAACAACTTGTCTCTGAAGATCCTAACTTTGAGGTAACTGTTAAAATCTCTAAAACTCTTTAA